The following proteins come from a genomic window of Alosa sapidissima isolate fAloSap1 chromosome 20, fAloSap1.pri, whole genome shotgun sequence:
- the nexmifb gene encoding neurite extension and migration factor: MEPTAAISVLGEDCLLPQSRSCLGCFIETKDGTIPSDSEPGVSLKMADACRGEYDACPIADIGMQCMSSGEVAGYGDQLLSDQLLSFPLPKPMPVDKKADDRTTDSDTDDPATKNLYDGLLLDKCNGEEVLLANTTQDWGYIESFISESKIELLDLCSKNDLSVNLFSEEDVDNYMFDDDDDDSTLSSDVCSLKIRYESFQDNMREKTNVLQEETQFNFFPSVLVNCPKKEDGPGRRGAKELPRRPGDEEEEEEEEEDLCLSDEGEGKAERCTSPGEGCSPDYSPKMDYFVDSSDSAEDSGDYSDDSSYTGSSVEAFPDGKPKRQLGRKGGGASNHPNYGLRAKRKVRYSDDYLYDVDSIESERSAAEKRDKQAPGQKEERDDDWCPKKRRKSSRKEPPVIIKYIIINRFKGEKHMSVKLFKIDPTVTTVSLDTEAMSKYEKLAPLKHFWQEQQREREEQLKLALRDKPNFHPNGRHRPFSSSPPKRKYKFANRFRIQRIQTVEQSPTRQGSSASVSEEGSGVKDGAVPVGIPLPLSAPGGTGSLDTGDITYTTTPKSRSQQQREEKRIGNKIVRIRKFKSEARLQSRKLQRAGVGEEGSGMSSAPLPPPPPPPPTQQRHAADSSTGVEEAESTSAQAPHRLVEGQVMDAGDTFTFTPSDLCTPTANDKPTPPATEAVGDGDVPVIPGGYLQTLLDGSDSSSSASIAYFPQQTSQQYPVLGLSVEEKQFSSLQLAQSCVLSPPSESELQQSPQNCPSFTQMWPSQLCHNQQFVPDIPETPILPDGFPKTLPVPVSAEDMTAVTGYSQVSLEGDRVLYEKNYLPEQPMAPADGDFQACQVPCVDGQLQFQRGTLNTDHGRLTSFDSMGSLSGASSNYSSMSMKSCEKEGTGGGASEEDASGETFLAHCSPKVVIQQSVEAITPLRESTDLLDISNFTPDKFRHTSLSELSPPETPNLSPQVKGREMKIAGGKALEYQDVGDDMSWNCNMMEQSDHVAAAAYTGDNHQFQMHIFNTNGATGGIVPDDKDTGVVDFEAQAGEVVGCGAVKGTKSKKRNGGKQAAGEGVKKVRAPKAAKAEKAKVPRQNSRSSKKLKAHLEEKAGKGKVGTSNQAAGDWPGVSWPDGNSHTNVDDQREFEEPSNILSNIVSGMAEVQRFMMASIEPLWGPTSSVCAAPDANTLKLKTLKILAGTTPDPKKKGATGAGGKGRKAGGKGAKNQAKFNPFFPQLALGCNMFDKPNLCIPGINGPAHKKMYRHKTSAKFPRIENIKGKRADREPSKDIALMASFEKLRKWMPPSCRLPHTAWHKARWECSTSCAEADVCFCVTKAS, from the exons ATGGAGCCCACAGCGGCCATCTCAGTCCTGGGGGAGGACTGCCTCCTTCCCCAGAGCCGCTCCTGTCTTGGCTGCTTTATCGAGACGAAGGACGGCACCATCCCCTCCGACTCCGAGCCCGGGGTCAGCCTCAAGATGGCCGACGCCTGCCGGGGCGAGTACGACGCCTGCCCCATTGCGGACATCGGCATGCAGTGCATGAGCAGCGGTGAAGTGGCCGGCTACGGGGACCAGCTGCTCTCCGACCAGCTGCTGAGCTTCCCTCTGCCCAAGCCCATGCCCGTAGACAAAAAGGCAGATGACAGAACGACGGACAGTGACACGGATGACCCAGCAACCAAAAACCTGTACGATGGTCTGCTCCTCGACAAGTGCAACGGGGAGGAGGTGCTTCTGGCCAACACGACCCAGGACTGGGGCTACATCGAGTCCTTCATCAGCGAGAGCAAGATCGAGCTGCTGGACCTATGCTCTAAGAACGATCTGTCCGTAAACCTCTTCTCCGAGGAGGACGTCGACAACTACATGTTTGACGATGACGACGACGACTCCACGCTGAGCAGCGACGTGTGTTCCCTGAAGATCCGCTACGAGTCCTTCCAGGACAACATGCGCGAGAAGACCAACGTGCTCCAGGAGGAGACCCAGTTCAACTTCTTCCCCAGCGTCCTCGTCAACTGCCCCAAAAAGGAGGACGGCCCTGGGCGGAGAGGGGCCAAGGAGCTCCCTCGAAGGCCTGgggacgaagaggaggaggaggaggaggaggaagacctCTGCCTGTCGGATGAGGGTGAGGGTAAAGCCGAGAGATGCACCAGCCCAGGAGAGGGCTGCTCTCCAGACTACAGCCCCAAGATGGATTACTTTGTGGACTCCAGCGACTCGGCGGAGGATTCGGGGGATTACAGCGATGACAGTTCCTACACCGGCTCCTCGGTGGAAGCGTTCCCGGACGGAAAGCCCAAGCGACAGCTGGGAAGGAAGGGCGGCGGGGCGTCCAACCACCCGAATTACGGGCTGAGGGCCAAGAGAAAAGTGAGATACAGCGACGACTACCTGTACGACGTGGACTCCATCGAGAGCGAGAGGAGCGCTGCCGAGAAGCGCGACAAGCAGGCTCCGGGCCAAAAGGAGGAACGAGATGACGACTGGTGCCCCAAGAAGCGACGGAAGTCGTCCCGCAAAGAGCCACCCGTCATAATCAAGTACATCATTATCAACAGGTTTAAGGGAGAGAAGCACATGTCTGTTAAGCTGTTCAAAATTGATCCAACAGTCACGACTGTGAGCTTAGACACAGAGGCAATGAGCAAATATGAAAAGCTGGCTCCTCTGAAGCATTTCTGGCAGGAGCAACAGCGGGAGCGAGAGGAGCAGCTTAAGCTGGCTCTGCGAGATAAACCCAATTTCCATCCAAACGGTCGCCACCGACCCTTTAGTTCCAGTCCCCCGAAGAGGAAATACAAGTTTGCAAACAGATTTAGGATTCAGAGGATTCAAACTGTGGAGCAATCTCCCACGAGGCAGGGTTCCTCAGCCTCTGTGAGCGAAGAGGGCAGCGGCGTGAAAGACGGTGCCGTGCCGGTAGGAATCCCATTACCGCTTTCGGCACCGGGCGGCACGGGCTCATTAGACACCGGCGACATCACGTACACCACCACGCCGAAGAGCAGATCTCAGCAGCAGCGGGAAGAGAAGAGGATTGGCAACAAAATTGTGCGCATCCGCAAATTCAAAAGCGAGGCCAGGCTGCAGAGCAGGAAACTGCAGCGGGCGGGggtaggggaggaggggagcggGATGAGCtcggctcctcttcctcctcctcctcctcctccaccgacACAGCAGCGGCACGCCGCAGACTCCTCCACAGGCGTTGAGGAAGCAGAGTCGACCTCTGCACAGGCCCCACACAGACTAGTGGAGGGCCAGGTCATGGATGCAGGTGACACGTTCACTTTCACGCCCTCCGACCTCTGCACCCCCACAGCCAATGACAAACCCACTCCCCCCGCCACCGAGGCAGTGGGCGATGGCGATGTGCCCGTCATCCCCGGAGGTTACCTCCAGACGCTCCTCGATGGCTCCGATTCCTCCAGCAGCGCCAGCATCGCCTACTTCCCCCAGCAGACGTCCCAGCAGTACCCGGTGCTGGGCCTGTCGGTGGAGGAGAAGCAGTTCTCCTCTCTGCAGCTGGCCCAGAGCTGTGTTCTTTCACCGCCCTCCGAGTCGGAGCTCCAGCAGTCGCCCCAGAACTGCCCCAGCTTCACCCAGATGTGGCCGTCCCAGCTGTGCCACAATCAGCAGTTCGTGCCGGACATCCCCGAGACCCCCATCCTACCCGACGGCTTCCCCAAGACCCTGCCGGTGCCCGTGTCCGCGGAAGACATGACCGCCGTGACCGGCTACAGCCAGGTGAGCCTGGAAGGCGACCGAGTGCTGTACGAGAAGAACTACCTGCCCGAGCAGCCGATGGCGCCCGCGGACGGTGACTTCCAGGCGTGCCAAGTGCCCTGTGTGGACGGGCAGCTGCAGTTCCAGCGGGGGACGCTCAACACTGACCACGGGCGGCTCACCAGCTTCGACTCCATGGGCTCTCTGTCCGGGGCCTCCAGCAACTACAGCTCCATGAGCATGAAGTCGTGCGAGAAGGAGGGGACCGGCGGTGGGGCCAGCGAGGAGGACGCGTCGGGCGAGACCTTCCTGGCCCACTGCAGCCCCAAGGTGGTCATCCAGCAGAGCGTGGAGGCCATCACGCCCTTGCGGGAGTCCACCGACCTACTGGACATCTCTAACTTCACCCCGGATAAGTTCCGCCACACGTCCCTGTCTGAGCTCTCCCCGCCCGAAACGCCCAACCTGTCCCCGCAAGTGAAGGGCAGAGAGATGAAGATCGCCGGTGGCAAAGCCCTCGAGTACCAGGATGTTGGCGACGACATGTCGTGGAACTGTAACATGATGGAGCAGTCGGACCACGTGGCAGCTGCCGCCTACACAGGCGACAACCATCAGTTTCAGATGCACATTTTTAACACCAACGGAGCTACCGGTGGCATCGTGCCGGACGACAAAGACACGGGCGTGGTGGACTTCGAGGCACAAGCTGGTGAGGTGGTGGGCTGTGGGGCAGTGAAGGGCACAAAGTCGAAGAAGAGAAATGGGGGCAAGCAAGCAGCAGGAGAAGGGGTGAAGAAAGTCCGGGCCCCGAAAGCGGCCAAGGCGGAAAAGGCCAAAGTGCCGCGTCAGAACTCACGGTCGTCCAAAAAGCTCAAAGCCCACCTGGAGGAGAAGGCCGGGAAAGGGAAAGTGGGCACGTCAAATCAGGCGGCCGGGGACTGGCCCGGTGTGAGCTGGCCAGACGGAAACAGTCACACCAACGTCGACGACCAGCGTGAGTTTGAGGAGCCGTCCAACATCCTGTCCAACATTGTGTCCGGCATGGCAGAGGTCCAGCGGTTCATGATGGCCTCCATCGAGCCGCTGTGGGGGCCCACATCCAGCGTGTGCGCCGCCCCAGACGCCAACACCCTCAAGCTGAAGACCCTCAAGATCCTGGCCGGCACGACCCCTGACCCTAAGAAGAAGGGAGCGACGGGGGCCGGGGGCAAGGGCCGAAAGGCCGGGGGCAAGGGGGCCAAAAACCAGGCCAAATTTAACCCTTTCTTCCCTCAGCTCGCTCTGGGCTGCAACATGTTCGATAAACCCAACCTCTGCATACCTGGTATCAACGGACCAGCGCACAAAAAGATGTACCGTCACAAAACCAGTGCAAAGTTCCCCCGCATCGAGAACATTAAGGGGAAGCGAGCCGATCGAGAACCCAGTAAGGACATAGCACTGATGGCCTCCTTTGAAAAGCTGAG AAAATGGATGCCCCCTTCTTGCCGTCTCCCTCATACTGCCTGGCATAAAGCACGGTGGGAATGTTCCACTTCCTGTGCTGAGGCCGACGTCTGCTTCTGTGTGACCAAGGCGtcataa